One genomic window of Monodelphis domestica isolate mMonDom1 chromosome 1, mMonDom1.pri, whole genome shotgun sequence includes the following:
- the RNF224 gene encoding RING finger protein 224 produces the protein MLHIEGAPEGEAVPAKEKPSDVGARRNDCIICYSSYDLAGRLPRRLYCGHTFCQACVRRLDTPAHEQRWIPCPQCRQSTPTPRGGVAMLDLDLAAFLAVKAEREPPRGEPWSPTPHKGSPPKPGSVITQQPARHCPTLGPQPSFPRQGCCWGCCGCWGCCPCCDPEGTPEV, from the coding sequence ATGTTGCACATAGAGGGAGCTCCTGAGGGTGAGGCCGTTCCTGCTAAGGAGAAACCTTCTGACGTGGGAGCCCGCCGGAATGACTGCATCATCTGCTATTCCTCTTATGACTTGGCTGGCCGCCTTCCACGCCGTCTCTACTGTGGCCACACCTTCTGCCAGGCCTGCGTCCGGCGACTGGACACCCCAGCTCACGAACAGCGATGGATCCCTTGTCCCCAGTGCCGCCAGAGTACACCCACACCCCGAGGTGGCGTAGCCATGCTGGACCTCGATCTGGCTGCCTTCCTTGCTGTGAAGGCCGAGCGAGAGCCCCCCCGGGGAGAGCCCTGGTCTCCCACTCCCCACAAAGGCAGCCCTCCCAAGCCTGGCTCTGTCATCACTCAGCAGCCAGCCCGCCACTGTCCAACCCTAGGCCCTCAGCCCAGCTTCCCCAGACAGGGTTGCTGTTGGGGCTGTTGTGGCTGTTGGGGCTGTTGCCCATGCTGTGACCCTGAGGGCACCCCTGAAGTCTAA
- the CYSRT1 gene encoding cysteine-rich tail protein 1, producing MDPLESVVKNPYTSISIPRAHLRPDLEQQLQQSQDTRNPGARPGPAPDCSLPTAGGWTKGEAKGGSQIQTQAPDCSLPTAGGWTKGEAKGGSQIQTQAPDCSLPTAGGWTKGEAKGGSQIQTQASWQQPGNPYGSVKQTSGSTNPPYCNIPPVRRGDDIAHHCCCCPCCRCCRCPRCCRCHSCCCVVS from the coding sequence ATGGACCCCCTTGAATCTGTGGTGAAGAACCCATACACCAGCATCAGCATTCCACGAGCCCACCTCCGTCCAGACCTAGAACAGCAGCTCCAGCAAAGCCAGGACACACGGAACCCTGGGGCCAGGCCTGGCCCTGCACCCGATTGCTCCCTGCCAACAGCAGGTGGGTGGACCAAGGGGGAAGCCAAAGGAGGGTCCCAAATCCAGACCCAGGCACCCGATTGCTCCCTGCCAACAGCAGGTGGGTGGACCAAGGGAGAAGCCAAAGGAGGGTCCCAAATCCAGACCCAGGCACCCGATTGCTCCCTGCCAACAGCAGGTGGGTGGACCAAGGGGGAAGCCAAAGGAGGGTCCCAAATCCAGACCCAGGCATCTTGGCAACAGCCAGGGAATCCCTACGGCAGTGTGAAACAGACATCAGGGAGCACAAACCCACCTTATTGTAACATCCCACCTGTACGGCGTGGAGACGACATTGCCCATCACTGCTGTTGCTGCCCTTGTTGCCGTTGCTGTCGCTGCCCTCGATGCTGCCGCTGCCACAGCTGTTGCTGTGTGGTCTCTTAA